The following coding sequences lie in one Fusobacterium russii ATCC 25533 genomic window:
- a CDS encoding Na+/H+ antiporter NhaC family protein, with the protein MGALLKLSPVFLLAAFMMKGFDALLAAPLATIYACVIAMIFSKQKFNQVVDSAIASVREIQVALFILMIAYGMAEAFMSTGVGASLIIIALKIGITGKTVAMVGAAVTAILSIATGTSWGTFAACAPIFLWLNHIVGGNLLLTTAAIAGGACFGDNIGLISDTTIVSSGIQGVEVVRRIRHQGVWSALVLVTGIILFGVAGITMGLPSTVGDAAEAINNIPEDVWVKLAEERESAVKLLEQVKNGVPLYMAIPLVIVLALAFMGVQTFICLFSGVISAYILGTVAGTVTSTGDYLDMMVEGFASAGSWVVVMMMWVAAFGGVMRSMNAFEPISKIVTKISGSVKQLMFYNAILSIFGNMALADEMAQIVTIGPIIKELVEDNVEGSEEDLYVLKLRNATFSDAMGVFGSQLIPWHVYIAFYMGIASIVYPLHEFVAIDIIKYNFIAMVAVISMLVLTVTGLDRLIPLFKLPSEPAVKLKKYNS; encoded by the coding sequence ATGGGAGCGTTGTTAAAGTTAAGTCCTGTGTTTTTATTAGCGGCTTTTATGATGAAAGGTTTTGATGCATTATTAGCAGCACCTTTAGCTACAATTTATGCATGTGTTATTGCAATGATTTTTTCAAAACAAAAGTTTAACCAAGTTGTTGACTCAGCAATAGCAAGTGTAAGAGAAATTCAAGTGGCACTATTTATATTGATGATAGCTTACGGTATGGCTGAAGCATTTATGTCAACAGGAGTTGGAGCATCTCTAATCATAATAGCTTTAAAAATTGGAATCACAGGTAAAACAGTTGCAATGGTAGGGGCAGCAGTTACAGCTATTCTATCTATAGCAACAGGAACAAGTTGGGGGACATTTGCTGCTTGTGCACCTATCTTTTTATGGCTAAACCATATAGTTGGTGGAAATTTATTACTAACTACAGCTGCAATAGCAGGTGGAGCATGTTTTGGTGACAACATTGGTCTTATTTCAGATACTACAATAGTAAGTTCTGGAATACAAGGTGTAGAAGTAGTTAGAAGAATTAGACACCAAGGTGTTTGGTCAGCTTTAGTACTTGTTACAGGAATAATACTTTTTGGAGTAGCTGGTATTACTATGGGCTTACCTTCTACAGTTGGAGATGCTGCAGAAGCTATAAATAATATTCCGGAAGATGTATGGGTTAAGTTGGCTGAAGAAAGAGAATCAGCAGTTAAATTATTGGAACAAGTTAAAAATGGAGTTCCTCTATATATGGCAATTCCACTTGTAATAGTTTTAGCTCTTGCATTTATGGGAGTACAAACTTTTATATGTTTATTTTCAGGAGTTATATCTGCTTATATTCTAGGTACTGTTGCAGGAACTGTAACATCTACTGGAGATTACTTAGATATGATGGTTGAAGGATTTGCCTCTGCAGGATCATGGGTTGTCGTAATGATGATGTGGGTTGCTGCATTTGGTGGAGTAATGAGAAGTATGAATGCCTTTGAACCAATTTCAAAGATAGTAACAAAGATTTCAGGAAGTGTAAAACAATTGATGTTCTACAATGCAATACTATCAATTTTCGGAAATATGGCACTAGCTGACGAAATGGCACAAATAGTTACAATAGGGCCAATCATTAAAGAACTAGTTGAAGATAATGTAGAAGGATCAGAAGAAGATTTATATGTATTAAAACTTAGAAATGCCACATTCAGTGACGCTATGGGAGTATTTGGTTCTCAATTAATTCCTTGGCACGTTTACATAGCATTCTATATGGGTATAGCTTCAATAGTTTATCCTTTACATGAATTTGTAGCAATAGACATTATTAAATATAATTTCATAGCTATGGTAGCTGTTATAAGTATGCTAGTATTAACTGTAACAGGACTTGATAGATTGATACCATTATTCAAATTACCATCTGAACCAGCAGTAAAATTAAAAAAATATAATAGCTAA
- the kamD gene encoding lysine 5,6-aminomutase subunit alpha gives MNNKLDLDWGLVKEARESAKKIAADAQIFIDAHSTVAVERTICRLLGIDGIDEFGVPLPNVMVDYIKDNGNIGLGVAKYIGNAMIETGLSPQEIAEKVDKKELDLTKMKWHDDFEIKLKLNDIAVKTVERIRNNRKDRENYLEKFGGDKQGPYIYVIVATGNIYEDITQAVAAARQGADVVAVIRTTGQSLLDYVPYGATTEGFGGTVATQENFRIMRKALDEVGVELGRYIRLCNYCSGLCMPEIAAMGALERLDMMLNDALYGILFRDINMKRTLVDQFFSRIINGYAGVIINTGEDNYLTTADAVEEAHTVLASQFINEQFALVAGLPEEQMGLGHAFEMEPGVENGFLLELAQAQMAREIFPKAPLKYMPPTKFMTGNIFKGHIQDALFNIVTITTGQKVHLLGMLTEAIHTPFMSDRALSIENAKYIFNNLKDFGNDIEFKKGGIMNTRAQEVLKKAADLLKTIETMGIFKTIEKGVFGGVRRPMDGGKGLAGVFEKDATYFNPFISLMLGGER, from the coding sequence ATGAATAATAAATTGGATCTTGATTGGGGGCTAGTTAAAGAAGCACGTGAATCTGCTAAAAAAATAGCGGCGGACGCACAAATATTTATAGATGCCCACAGTACAGTTGCAGTTGAGAGAACAATTTGTAGACTACTAGGTATAGATGGAATAGATGAATTTGGAGTGCCATTACCAAATGTAATGGTTGATTACATAAAAGATAATGGAAACATAGGTCTAGGAGTAGCAAAATATATAGGGAATGCAATGATTGAAACTGGATTAAGTCCACAAGAAATTGCAGAGAAAGTTGATAAAAAAGAACTAGACTTAACAAAAATGAAATGGCATGATGATTTTGAAATTAAGTTAAAATTAAATGATATAGCTGTTAAAACAGTAGAGAGAATAAGAAATAATAGAAAAGATAGAGAAAATTATTTAGAAAAATTCGGTGGAGATAAACAAGGACCATATATTTATGTTATCGTTGCAACAGGTAACATCTATGAAGACATTACACAGGCTGTTGCTGCAGCAAGACAAGGTGCAGATGTTGTTGCAGTTATAAGAACAACGGGACAATCTTTACTTGACTATGTTCCTTATGGTGCGACAACTGAAGGATTTGGTGGAACAGTTGCAACACAAGAAAACTTTAGAATAATGAGAAAAGCTCTGGATGAAGTTGGAGTAGAATTAGGAAGATACATAAGATTATGTAACTACTGTTCAGGTCTATGTATGCCGGAAATAGCTGCAATGGGAGCATTAGAAAGATTGGATATGATGCTAAACGATGCTTTGTACGGAATTCTATTCAGAGATATAAATATGAAAAGAACTTTAGTTGACCAATTTTTCTCAAGAATTATAAACGGATATGCAGGAGTAATTATAAATACAGGGGAAGATAACTATTTGACTACTGCTGATGCCGTAGAAGAAGCACATACAGTTTTAGCTTCACAATTTATAAATGAGCAATTTGCATTAGTTGCAGGCTTACCGGAAGAACAAATGGGATTGGGACATGCTTTTGAAATGGAGCCGGGAGTAGAAAACGGTTTCTTATTGGAATTAGCTCAAGCACAAATGGCAAGAGAAATATTTCCTAAAGCACCTTTAAAATATATGCCACCTACAAAGTTTATGACAGGAAATATATTTAAAGGGCATATTCAAGATGCTTTATTTAATATAGTTACTATAACAACAGGGCAAAAAGTTCACTTATTAGGAATGTTGACAGAAGCTATTCATACACCATTTATGTCAGACAGAGCTTTATCAATAGAAAATGCAAAATACATATTTAATAATTTAAAGGACTTTGGAAATGATATAGAATTTAAAAAAGGTGGAATAATGAACACAAGAGCACAAGAAGTTCTTAAAAAAGCTGCCGATTTATTAAAAACTATAGAAACAATGGGAATCTTTAAGACTATAGAAAAAGGAGTATTTGGTGGAGTAAGAAGACCTATGGATGGCGGAAAAGGATTAGCAGGAGTATTTGAAAAAGATGCTACATACTTTAACCCATTTATTTCATTAATGTTAGGAGGGGAAAGATAA
- a CDS encoding MutS-related protein, translating into MKFIDENSINRLNFKALLSKIETLSPYGKDKLNNLDIYLPGDEDKLEKEFLQMEKIIKFILEDKKGLMEIEGILHRLKDIKALMNCSLEDGILDVVDLYEIKAQSLMFEELNKYLKEKDEIFHNYILNDISELIKVLDPNNEKVSTFHIYESYSVILKEIRRQKKEVENKLFIEKDYEKLKRLKDERLSILVDEEREEFKVRKGLSKVVKKFAPQFIENIKKIAELDLVLGKVKFSNEYGGTKPEISKERKEIILKDAINIEVKEFLEASNKKYTPISIEIGTGTTIITGANMGGKSVALKTIAENVLLFHLGFYTFSSEAKISLLDFLFFVSDDMQDISKGLSTFGAEIIKLKEVNKKLSEGSGLIIFDEFARGTNPKEGQKFVRALAKYLNTKNSISIITTHFDAVITEDMKHYQVVGLKKLNFEELKNRIIASNNSMELIQENMDFSLEESQSTEVPKDAYNIAKLIGLDEEISEMIYEEYTEEE; encoded by the coding sequence ATGAAATTTATTGATGAAAATAGTATAAACAGATTAAACTTTAAGGCATTATTATCAAAAATAGAGACTTTATCTCCCTATGGTAAAGATAAATTAAATAATCTTGATATTTATCTTCCAGGTGATGAAGATAAGCTTGAAAAAGAATTTCTTCAAATGGAGAAAATAATTAAATTTATTCTTGAAGATAAAAAAGGCTTGATGGAAATAGAAGGAATTTTGCATAGATTAAAAGATATTAAAGCATTGATGAATTGTTCTTTAGAAGATGGAATACTAGATGTCGTAGACCTGTACGAAATAAAAGCACAATCATTGATGTTTGAAGAGTTAAATAAATATTTAAAAGAAAAAGATGAAATTTTCCATAATTATATATTAAATGATATATCTGAGCTTATAAAGGTTTTAGATCCCAACAATGAAAAAGTTTCAACATTTCATATTTATGAATCCTATTCTGTTATTTTAAAAGAGATTCGTAGACAGAAAAAAGAAGTTGAAAATAAGTTATTTATAGAAAAAGATTATGAAAAATTAAAAAGACTAAAGGATGAAAGATTGTCCATATTAGTAGATGAAGAGAGAGAAGAATTTAAAGTTAGAAAGGGACTATCAAAAGTAGTTAAGAAATTCGCACCTCAATTCATTGAAAATATAAAGAAAATAGCAGAGCTAGATTTGGTTCTGGGTAAGGTAAAATTTTCCAATGAATATGGTGGAACAAAACCTGAAATATCTAAAGAAAGAAAAGAAATCATTTTAAAAGATGCGATAAATATAGAAGTAAAAGAATTCTTAGAGGCTTCTAATAAGAAATATACACCTATAAGTATAGAAATTGGAACTGGAACAACGATAATAACAGGGGCCAATATGGGTGGAAAATCAGTTGCCTTAAAGACTATTGCAGAAAATGTATTACTTTTTCATCTGGGATTTTATACATTTTCAAGTGAAGCTAAAATTTCTTTGTTAGATTTTTTATTTTTTGTTTCAGATGATATGCAGGATATATCTAAAGGTCTTAGTACCTTTGGTGCAGAGATAATAAAATTGAAAGAAGTCAACAAAAAATTAAGTGAAGGTTCAGGACTTATTATCTTTGATGAATTTGCAAGAGGAACAAATCCTAAAGAAGGACAAAAATTTGTAAGAGCTCTTGCAAAATATTTAAATACAAAAAATAGTATTTCAATAATAACTACTCACTTTGATGCAGTAATTACTGAAGATATGAAACATTATCAAGTGGTAGGCTTAAAAAAATTAAATTTTGAAGAATTAAAAAATAGGATAATAGCTAGCAATAATTCTATGGAACTTATTCAGGAGAATATGGATTTTAGTTTAGAGGAAAGCCAAAGTACGGAAGTTCCAAAAGATGCATATAATATTGCTAAGTTAATAGGGTTGGATGAAGAGATTTCTGAGATGATTTATGAAGAGTATACGGAGGAGGAGTAG
- the kamE gene encoding lysine 5,6-aminomutase subunit beta: MSSGLYSMDKKDFDTTLDLTQIKPYGDTMNDGKVQMSFTLPVACNEKGIEAALILARKMGFVNPAVAHAEALDKEFSFYVVYGATSFSVDYTAIKVQALEIDTMDMSECEKYIEENIGREVVMVGASTGTDAHTVGIDAVMNMKGYAGHYGLERYKGVRAYNLGSQVPNEEFIKKAIELKADALLVSQTVTQKDVHIENLTNLVELLEAEGLRDKVILIAGGARITNDLAKELGYDAGFGPGKYADDVATFVLKEMVQRGMVKK; the protein is encoded by the coding sequence ATGAGTTCTGGATTATATTCAATGGATAAAAAAGACTTTGATACAACGCTTGATTTGACACAAATAAAACCCTATGGAGATACAATGAATGATGGAAAAGTTCAAATGAGTTTTACTTTACCGGTTGCATGTAACGAAAAGGGAATAGAGGCTGCCTTAATACTTGCAAGAAAGATGGGCTTTGTAAATCCAGCGGTAGCACATGCTGAAGCACTTGATAAAGAATTTTCATTCTATGTAGTTTATGGTGCAACTTCTTTTAGTGTTGATTATACAGCAATCAAAGTTCAGGCATTAGAAATAGATACTATGGATATGAGTGAATGTGAAAAATATATAGAGGAAAATATTGGAAGAGAAGTTGTAATGGTAGGAGCAAGTACAGGAACAGACGCACACACAGTTGGTATAGATGCTGTAATGAATATGAAAGGTTATGCTGGACATTACGGGCTTGAAAGATATAAAGGTGTTAGAGCATACAATTTAGGAAGCCAAGTTCCTAATGAAGAATTTATAAAAAAAGCTATAGAATTAAAAGCAGATGCTTTACTAGTTTCACAAACTGTTACACAAAAAGATGTACATATAGAAAATTTAACAAATTTGGTTGAATTGCTTGAAGCTGAAGGACTTAGAGATAAGGTAATACTTATAGCAGGAGGAGCAAGAATTACCAATGACTTAGCTAAAGAATTAGGATATGATGCAGGATTTGGACCGGGAAAATATGCAGATGATGTGGCAACATTTGTTTTAAAAGAAATGGTTCAAAGAGGAATGGTAAAGAAATAA